From the genome of Canis aureus isolate CA01 chromosome 29, VMU_Caureus_v.1.0, whole genome shotgun sequence:
TAATTGGCACTCTACAGTATTCCTACTCATTTTTTGATTCATTTGCACTTTGTGCTGCCTCTCCCTGGGGATCTAATTCAATCTTTACAGAAACATCTGGCCCCTCCGACCtcattaatttcatctttttctttggaGGGTTTTTCAAAGTGCCCAGCCTCTCCTTTACTTTGTACTCCAGTGTACTGTGGGGAATCCCATAAATACTCTGAGCTTTGGAAACACTCATTTTTCCACTCATAACCACTGAGATTGCTTCCTCCAGTATCTCACTGTTGTACTGTCTGTAACGCCCTCTTTTCTTCCGAGGCTGCTTGGAGCCAGGGTCTCCTTCTTGATCCGATGTGGGATATGGCTGTCCAGAGGTAGACTGCTCAGCATCTGAGCCCCAAGAATCGGGTCCAGCATCTAACatgctttttctattttgttttggaaGAATAGCCCTTAACTTTTTACTAAGCGCGCTCTCCGTTTGTGAACCCATTACCAAAGAGCTATAGCTGTACTGATCACCAGTGCGAGACTCCCAAGAAAGATCCATTCCTCGAACTTGTGGTATCTTTAAATCTACAGGAGATGCATGGCTCCCATCCTTTTTTCCATCTTGTTTTGCTTGAAGTGCCATTTTTGGAAAGGCAGAGTTTTCTGCAAGAAAAGGAAGGTCACTGATGTTGCTGAGTGCACCATTTCCCCTGAACTTCATACGGCTGAGGTTGAACTCATAATGTGGTTTTGCCCAAGAGGCTTCCCTGGATAATATTAAGTGTTGTCCATGATTCTGTAATCCAGATGGCCCAAGGCTGGCAGCTGTGGACAATTGGTTTCTGCTCAGTAGCTCTTCACTAATCTGCAGGGATCGAGCCAATGGAACTTTGAGTGATGTGGAGTGTCCAAAACCTTCCCTGGTTCCATCCTGTAAGCTTCTTGGAGGTACCCCATCACCACTCCGAAGTCCGTCTGGGCGGTACTGGCTGGGTCTCCCAGGTCGCCTAATTGGATGGAAGGAAACTGATGTGAGCAGGACTTGCACAGGTAGGGAGGGATGGGTGAGGGGACCACTCCTTTATTAGAAGGCCTTGCTTGGGTAACATCactttgtgttatttatttatttttctctaaaattaaaaaaaaaatggtctcgGCAGTTAGTTTTAAAACTtgttcacaaaaaaagaaaaaggaaaaaagaaaaaaaaaaaccagtagcTTTTTgggcaaagaaaaattaaacctgTCAGCTGGTCTCTGGTTGGGTTCACAAATTTTCGGAGAAAAAGTTTCGCGCAACTGTCTGAAAATAGCACCTTaaattattaattacaaagtAATCATCAAGTCTCCATAGATCTACACAGAATTGTGTTACCAATGTGACGTTACCACTAAACAAGTACAGTAATAAAAGAGTAagccaaattatttattttaatgcaacATATTCAACATTCATGACAACCAGCTATAAAACTAGAACCATTTACAGTGGTGGAACCCATAGATAATTGCTCATTTATCCCACAAACAAGCTGATGTTCATTATCAAAAACCAAACAAGTTCAAATaacatttcttattttgcttGGGAAAAAAAGATGGCTACCAGCCCCAAGGGTGGGAACCCAAACCAAAACACCCATCACATTATAACTTACCacttcttcattttaaaactattagGTGCAGACACATGAGTACCACtaattttccatttgaaataatccaatctttaaagaaactgccctttattttccccaaactttgtttcttaagttctactCAAAATACTGTCAGAGGTATATAAACAATTTGTAGCAGTTCTTTAGTTAGAAGTGTCTTTTCTTAAAGTATCAAACgtcaattttgaaattttaagtggATAGCtttcaaataatgtttaaaaagtcaACTACTAACACAAAGCTAATTCGTAAGGTTTCCATTTTCACAATAAAGATTATCAAAGATAAAACTGGCAACTGGGAAAGCATGCCAGGGGAATAATTACATTTAGTAGGCACAAAATGAAACtctgaagaaataatgataaaCCAACTATGTTCTCCAAAAGTCTACTCTGTGCTGTTATCagtaaaaaacataataaatataacaaataatattcAACTAAAAGATGGGCAGGCTTGTCGGTGCTTTTGTCTTCCAGAAAATGATACCACATAAAAAACACTTTCTTTCCATTCAGAGGGATAAACACAGCAACTTCAACCATATTATACATGGACTTGGTGGCCAAGTTTAAAGGAAATCGTAAGCAAGGGACTCATTTATGCAAACCACACTTAGGCTTCTCCTACATGTGTCCTTAAATTACACAATTCAAGTTTTCTGATATATAAATGGGACCCAATGACTTGGGACCACAATAACTTGTATCTAATATAAACTATAGTGAAAAAGGGCTTAAGGAAAAAGATTAGTAAATTATGCAAACTGCATTAAATCAATGTTACTTTTAGActgaataaaggagagaaaaaggaaaatgatggaattttagagaaaataaaggcAGCATTTTAGAAGTCAGTAAAGGAATCTTTCAATTTGAAGGAAACTAAAAGTTGAAAAAGGTTAGTCCATTTAGTGCGTACTTATTCCTTTAACATCTAAACAACTTCCTTCTGTTGGTATTCTAAAAGTTAAATAAACCtacatattaactaatttaactTACCAAGTTACTTTTCATATACGAAGCTGATTTTTGGTTACAACACAATTTTATGGAAATTCTTCCCAAATACGgtatttaaatgtctttattgaTACCTGACTTTTCTAAATGGTTTCTATGTACATGTAGAGGGAGAATTAAGACAATTCTTACACTATAAAATTAGGTGGTCAGAAAATTCACTTTAATCTGCTAAGAGTTATCAAAACTGAGCATGTAATAATGTCTTGGTAGCATAAGATGGTTATCCCAACATCTACAGTCTTAaccacttaaaaaacaaaaaatacatataattacatTTTCTGAACTGCCACACAGAGTTAAAACTGCAGTTCAAatcaacaaatgaaacaaaaccaaaaacaaacaagaaaaaaatgaacagccCCCACATACCAGCACACTCCATTAGAAATACCAAGTTAAGTACTGGAGCCCAACTTTCATTCAACAACTTCAGCACACATAATACTGCTTTTACATCTGAACTCTGGAATTATTTAGGTTGGGTTTCCCACTCCCAAAcactcaacaac
Proteins encoded in this window:
- the LCOR gene encoding ligand-dependent corepressor isoform X6: MAAGGSGCTSSAGGGGGGGGRGVNPRRSGRSRFPLCGGRRDHKGLTHIFNPPPKRFESILEGLFGPALLKDLSLFKDCERESISDWTFDENCLFCCLRRDKVKGHLVGLDEPASGAGQEALLKQEQAKIIRFERQAEEFLNAVFYRKDSPWVSDPNIPLVAREIMQRMIQQFAAEYTSKNSSTQDPSQPNSTKNQSLPKASPVTTSPTAATTQNPVLSKLLMADQDSPLDLTVRKSQSEPSEQDGVLDLSTKKSPCAGSTSLSHSPGCSSTQGNGRPGRPSQYRPDGLRSGDGVPPRSLQDGTREGFGHSTSLKVPLARSLQISEELLSRNQLSTAASLGPSGLQNHGQHLILSREASWAKPHYEFNLSRMKFRGNGALSNISDLPFLAENSAFPKMALQAKQDGKKDGSHASPVDLKIPQVRGMDLSWESRTGDQYSYSSLVMGSQTESALSKKLRAILPKQNRKSMLDAGPDSWGSDAEQSTSGQPYPTSDQEGDPGSKQPRKKRGRYRQYNSEILEEAISVVMSGKMSVSKAQSIYGIPHSTLEYKVKERLGTLKNPPKKKMKLMRSEGPDVSVKIELDPQGEAAQSANESKNE